The region GCCTACTTCGCTGGCACCGTCCTCTACGTCAAGACGATGATCCGGGAACGCGGCAGCACGACGTATCGGGTCGTCTCGGTGCTCTTCCACCTGCTGGCCCTGGGGCTGTCGGTCTGGTGGGGATGGCCGCTCACCGTACTCTTCGGGCTTCTGCTGCTGCGGGCCTGGCTGCTGCCGCAGCGTCGAGCCACCCCGAAGCAGGTGGGCATCCTGGAGATCGTCAACTCCCTGCTGCTGATTGTCGCCCTCGCCCTCACCCTCGGCTGATCAGCACCGGGCAGTGCTGATCAGCCCGGATCGGTTTGGGTTCCACGACCCCGGGAAGCCAAGCGTCGAGCAGAGGGAGGGGCGACGACAGCCGTCCTCATCGCCAGGAGGGAAGACCGACATGGGCAACCGGGATCAGCTCCACGAGATGCGCCAGCGTGCCCACCAAGCGGGCATCGAGGGCAGCTCGAAGATGAGCGAGCAGCAGCTGAAAGAGGCGTTGAAGAAGGTCGGCAAGGGGATGGAGCCGGCGATGGCCAAGCAGCAGGCCAAGCGCTGACATCATCATCTGCGCTGTGCGGATGCGGGCCCGGCTGGACCGGACCCGCATCCCGCCGCGTCGCTATCGGTCGGTCTCCGCGAGTGCCTTGATGCCTGCCAACGTACGCTGCATGCTCTCCCGCAGCATGTCGAGACGACCGGTTACCTGCTTCTCTTCGTCGCCGAAGCGCTCGATGGCGAGGTTGAGGCCGGAGCGCCCCGGGCCGACGCGTACCGACTCCCGCAGCCGGACGCCGTCCGTCTCCGGTTCCAGGTCGAACCGCCAGGTCGCCGACGCGCTGGTGGGATCCTCGGTGGCCGGACCGAACCGGCCGTCGACGTCCATGACCGCCCAGGCGAAGACACGGTTCGGTTCCAGCTCGACGACCTGCGACAACATGCGCCATTCGCCGAACCACCGGTTCTGGTTGTAGCCGAGGAACCGGGCTCCGAGCGTCGCCTCGGCTGTCCCGTCAATCCACTCGACCCGGTGCAGCTCGTCGCTGAGTCGAGCCGGCAGCTCGATGTCGACCACCAGTTCCCACACTTGGGGTAGCGGTGCCCCGACGAGGATTTCGCATTGCGTACGGGGCCTGTCGACGTACCGCATGCGCCCACCTCCAGCTGCCGGGAACCCAGGTGCCACCGACCCTAGACGAGTAGTTCCCGATCTCGGGCGTCGATGTCTGGCATGGAGAGTTGCCCAAGATCGTCTTGGCCGTACTCTTCCGTCGGTTTGAGTGCATCCATTGTTGCTCTGGCTACAACAGACGTTCACAAACTCGACCCTGTGAGCCAAGACGACGAAGGGCCAGCCCGGTGTGGGGCTGGCCCTTCGTTGTGTTGTTTGTGTGTCTGGATCAGGCGGAGTAGCCGCGGGTGGCGATCCAGTCGGCGAGGTTGTCGGTGGTCATCCAGTAGCTGGCGGTGTTGGGGTTGGCGGAGTCTGCGATTTTCACCTTGTTGCCGTTGTCGGTGTAGCCGGTGACGGAGATGTAGTGGCCGCCTTGGAAGGAGTGGGTGCTGCCTTCGGTGTCGGTGGCGGTGCCGGCGATGTTGGCGACGACGGCGCGGCCGTTGTCGACTGCCTTGCGGATGTCGTCGGCGAGTTTGTTGGTCTGCTTGTCGTCGGCTGACCGGTCGGGGATGGCGATGGTTTTGTACTTGTCGCCGCCGACGACCTTGTTGAGGACGCGGGTGGTGTCTTCGGCGGAGTTGGTGCCGTCTTCGGTGGTGCCGAGTTGCTTGGCGGCTTCGTCTTGGTTGATGTGGTGGCCGGAGGCGCTCAACGCGTTTCGGGTGGCGGCGGGGCCGCAGTAGTAGAAGTTGGTTTGGGCTTCGTATTTGAGGTCGAGTTCCTTGGCCTTACCGCTGTCGCGCTTGTCGTGCTGCACCTTGGCGGCCGGCTTGCCGGTGTCGGCGTGGGCGGGGGTGGTGGTGAAGGGGGCGGCGGCGAGGCCGCCGGTGAAGGCGAGGCCGGCGATGCCGAGGGCGGTCTTGCGCAGGGTGGTGGTGTTCATGATGGTGGTTCCTTTCGTTCCGGGGGTGTGCGGCACGCGCGCCACGTGGGGGTGTGGGGTGCCGCGAACAAAGGGAATGGAGTAAGTAGGAAGGGGGAAACCCTGGTTCGCTGTGTGTCTTCCTTGGGTGTCCCGGGGGTGTAACGACTGTGGGCCGGAGGCTATTTCCGCCGGGGCCCGGGTGCCGGGGGGCGGACCTGTTGGTCGCCGGGGGCTGTCCGGGGAGGCCGGAGGTGGGGGGTGCTGCTCCGGGCGTCGGTGGGTTCAACGCCTGGGGGTGGGGGGTCATTCCGCGGATCCGGACACCGACCAGTGCCGATCATGAGGACGTCGGCGACGTCTGGCCGCTCGAACGACGATTTCGGACATCTCGTCCATTGCGCTTGGGTTGCACAACGCCGGCATGGTACGCCGAGGCCATCGAAAGCACTCAGAAGCGGTGCATCTTTTGCGGTGATCTGGTGGCAGCTTCTGCCCAGGGTCGCCCCTTGACTACACCGGCCAGGACATGCCGGACAACCAGATCATGCGGGCGCGGCGTAGCAGTGCACGGTCACGGTCTGGCTCGGACTCCATTGTTGATCCACGGTCCCGAGTAAATCCCACCCGAGGCGCCGATAGAGCACGGTGGCCGAAGTGTCCGAAGCGACGACGTCGAGGACCGGATGCAGGCCACTTTCTTGCGCATGCTGCACGGCCCTCGCCATCAGCAGCGCTCCGATCCCATGTCCACGGGCCGCAGGTGAGACGAACAAGCGGCTGATCACAGCGACGTCCGTCACGGGTACGCCGGCCTGGCGGGACCACAGGACCGGCGCGGCATCCCCAGCCCCGCTGCGGGACAGGCCAACGTGACCGACGACCTGGCCCCCCAGCTCCGCCACCCAGGATGCGAGTAGGAGAGGCGGCGTCAGCCACTCGTCGGGCTGACCCGGCCAGTTCACGGGATAGCCGTCACGCTCGTGGACCGCCCCGAGGATGCGGACACATTCATCGAGGTCAGCCTCGTTGCGTGGTCGGAGAACCGGCGTCGGAGTGCTACCCGTAGCAAGGTGCTCCTGTTGTTTCACCAAACCATGGAAGCACACGGTAGTCACGGCGGGGCCGCCGCCTGGGGACATGCAGGCGGCGGTCCCGCCGCGTCGGCACCGGTCGGCGTACGTTGCCGCGCAGCGCTGCCGGTGCCAGGGCTCGCCCCCCCGGGGTGGTCGGGGCGAGCCAGGGGTGGGAATCAGGTCTCGGAACTGCCCGGCCGCCACATGGGCTGGATGCTGTTGTAGCGGGACAGGTGCAGGGCAGGGCGGGGCTGGTAGCCGTGTCGGGTGAGCAGCTTTTGGTGGCCATCGGTGTACGCCTCGGTATAGGCCGGAGTGCCGTACTGGTCGAGCCGCCTGTGGTGGTGGTCGAGCAGCCGGGTGGCGATGCCGGTGCCGTGCAGGTCGGCGGTGACGGCCAGGAAAGCGAGGTGCTGATGTGCCTTCTCGGGGCGCTGACCGTCGAGCAGCGCGCCGAGGGTGGTGATCTGCTCGCCGTGTCCGCCACAGGCGGCGGCGAGGCGTGCCTCGTACGCGGTCGGGGGTGGAATGGGCCGGTAGCGGTGGAACCATACGGCCGCTCCGGCGAGACCGTCCTCGTCACAGATGACGTCGATCTCGCCGAAGAAGAGCGCGTGCTCCACCCAGATCCGGACAGCTTCGATGAGGATCGCGCAGCGTCCGAGTTCGTCGGGGACGAGCCAGGCCGTGATCGGTAGCGTGTGGCCTGACTCGGCCACCAGGGCGGCGATGACGCCCACCTCGGCATATCGAGCCCGGCGTACGACCGGCAGGTTGGTCATCAGTGCAGTGCCTTTCGTCAGAGGTGGACACGAGCGGCGTGCAGCAGTTGTGGCATCGGCGGCGGCAGGTGCTCCACGACGAAGCGGAGATATCCCCGGGCCACCGCCGGAGCACCGTCGAGGACGTACCGGTCCAGACCGGTTGTCAGCACCAGCCCGGCCAGGTGGCTGTCGTGTTGGTTCAGTGGGTCCCGCCAACGCAACTGGGTGGAGAGCAACGCCATCGGCCGGGCCGCCTGGTTCATGTCGGTCGGCAGGAAGAGCGTCACGACCCGCCCGATCAGTCGCCGTGAGACCTGGACGCGTAGCTGCCCGGCCCGCATCAGGCGGCCAGCGACATCGACGTACGCCGACTGCGCCACCCGATCCACCCAGACCAGCAGGGACCGGCTGCGTGGCTCCAGGACCAGGCGCTCCAGAACCATGTGTGCCACCGCGTCCTCGGGCGGCGTCCGGTCGATGATGCGTACGTCCCCGCTCGCGACGATCTGGATGCGACGCAGCGCCAACAGCTCACCCAGCAGCGCGGCAGCCAGCCCGACCGAGATGGTCCGGTGGCTCAGGCGCAGCCGCCCCGTCACGTCATCATGGGCGAGCCGGAAGAAGTCATCAGCGAGCATCGTCATCCGTGGTCTTCCGTGATTGGTGCGGCATTGGTGTAATAAGCCATTCGTCAGTGGCGATCTTGGTTGTACGCATTCGGAGGGTGGTGATGCGGTCCTCTTTCGATTGGTTGTGACAGGATCATCACAGTCGGTCGCTAGGTGTGTCGGCGAGAGGCGACCTGGACAGCGACAATCCAGTGACAACTGACCGGAAAGCGGTGATGGTGTCCGAGACGATTACGGCAGAGCAGGTAGCCGAGGCGCGTCGAGATCTTGGTAAGCAACTGGCGGCATGGCGGTTGGCTGCGGGCTTGACACAGGTCGGCCTGGGCCCGCGGATCGGATACTCCAGAAGCGCGGTTGCAAATGTTGAGGTCGGTCGTGAACATGCGCCGCTCGGGTTTTGGCAGTCGGTGGATCGCCAGTTGTCCGCAGGCGGGGTGTTGTTCGCCGCCTACCGACAGTTTGCTGAACTGGAGAGGCGACACAAGGTTCAGATGGCTCGAGAGCGGGACCAGATCCGCCTTGCCAAGGTCGTAGATCTGATGGGACCAATGGCAGCGGAGAACGTCGGGCCGACTTCTGAGACGGCGGCCGACAGCGCCCAGGGCCTGATGGTCAGCGAGCCGCAGTTGAGGCTTGTGGCTGAGGATCTGATACCCGCCAGCAGGGACCCAGACGGTCTGGATACGGTTACCCTTGCGATCATGTCCGGCGGGCAAACACAGCCGTTCCGCATACGGCGACGAGCGTTGCTAGAGTTGGCGGCGACCGTTGCTGCTGCTCCTATGGCCAGTGTGGAAGCCCCGCCTGCCTCATCGACCGTCGATCCGGCGCTTGTGGAGCACTTCGCCGCACTCCGGGCACTTCTTGTCCAAGCGGACGACAAGCTCGGCGGGACGAGCATCCTGCCGACTGTTCAACAGCAGACGGTCCTCATCGCTCAGTTCCGGCGACAGGCTCGCGGTTTTCTCCGCGAGCGCCTGTTGGGCGCGGAGGCGCGATGGAGCGAGTTTGGTAGCTGGCTCAGTGACGATCTAGGTGATGGTGTCACTGGGGCCCAATGGCTGGATCGAGCGGCGAGCATGGCGCAGGAAGCCAACGACGGCGCGTTCTACGCGTACGTTCTGGCGCGAAGAGCACAGCGGGTATCCGGCACAGGTGACGAGGACCGTGTGATCGGCCTCGCACGAGCGGCTGCTCGGACTCCCGATGCGCCAGTGCTTGTACGTGCCTTCGCTACCGTTCAGGAGGCTCAAGGATGCGCCGCCGCCGGTGACGTCCACGGCTTCCAGTCGGCGCTGGACCGAGCTCGACTTCTGATCCGCGACGATTCGGTTGCCGAGGGTGGTACCGATGCGCTCGGGGCATTCTGTACGTGGCCGTACCTCGATGCCCAGGAAGGCGAAGGGTGGCTTCGCCTCAATGAGCCGGGCAACGCTGTTACGTGCTTTACAGCAGCCGTTGAAGAGTGGCCAGAGAGCTACCGCCGTGAGCGCGGGATGTACCTCTCTCGAACCGCCCATGCCTACCTTGCTGCTATAGAACCCGATCAGGCCGCTGTGGCGGCCAGTGAGGCGTTGGCCCTGGCCATGGCTACTGGATCAGCGAGAATCCGGAACAACCTGGTTGCCTTGTGTGGCAAACTCGGCCCCTTCCGGGCGGAACCGTCAGTGCGGGGTCTGCTGGAACAGATGGGCATGCCGTAGTGAGTCGAGTAGGTCAACCAGAGGCGCTCGACGTGCTCTTCATCGGCCGCGCCAACGTGGACATCACCGTACGAGTTGCAGGTCGTGCGACCCCCGGGCGGACGATGTTTGCCTCTTCGCCTGCGATGATCTCCGCCGGAGGAAAGAGCCTGAACCAGGCGATTGCTGCTGCCGGTGCCAACGCACGCGTGGGGTTGCTCGGTAACGCTGGCGAGGACCAGTGGGGCAATCTCGTCGTACAAGCTCTTCAAGCTGCACAGGTGGACACCTCCTGCTTCTCCCTCGTGCCATCTGCGTCGACCAGCGCGGCGATTATCGAGATCGGGGCAGACGGAGAGAACCGCATCATTCTTGCGCTTTCACCGGAGACGGAGCTAACCCCCGAGCAGGTACGTACAAGGCTTGACTGCCTAAGCCCTCCGGTGGTCGTAACGCAACTCGACCTGCAACCAGAGAGTGTCGAAGCTGGTCTACGGTGCCAGCACACGGATATACGAATTGGCAATCTGGTGCCGGATCCAGGCATCGGGACGGGGGTGCTGGCCGGCCTTGATCTCTATGTCGTGAACGACGTCGAGGCGGCAGCCGTTCTTGGGTATTGCGCCGATGACCCGATGGATGCTGCTCGCGACCTGTGTAAGCTCGGTGTTCGGACCGCCATAGTTACCGTAGGAGCCCGTGGTGCTGCCTACTGCGGACCTGATGGTGCCGCACGTGTCCCAGCGGATCGGGTGCGGGTGGTGGACACCAGCGGCGCTGGAGATGCGTTTCTTGGCGTCCTTGCCGCGCATTTGGCGCGGAAGGTGCCTCTTCGCGATGCCATAGTGCGAGCTGTGGAGGCGGGAAGCACGGCTGTCCAGCACTTGGGGCCACGTCCGCCAGCGACAACATGAGCCGGGAACCCGATTCTCATGGGTTGCTGGTAAGGCTGCTATTAGTACTCCAACGTCACTTCGCCTGTCTGTGCTGGTAGTGGGATCGTCGGGCTCGGGCTTGCGATGTTCGCCGCCAGATCGACCAGCGCAGGGTGTGTGCTGGCGGTAGCGATACGGCGAGGACGAAAACGTTGAGGAGTCGGCGGATCTCGGGGACGGTCAACGCGATGAGCTCCGGATTGGCGTCGGACTGTTGCGCGGTGGCGGCGAGGATGGTCAGGACGGCCAAGGCGAGCATGGTCAGGGTGATGTGGCGGTGCCAGCCGGTCCAGCCGCGGACCTGGTAGTGGTCCAGGCCGACCTGCCCTTTGCCGGTCTGGAACAGTTCCTCGATGCTCCAACGGGAGCCGGCTACTCGTACAAGGGTGTGTAGCGGCACCGGGTGGGGCGTCCAGCACAGGTAGAAGGCCAGCTCACCGGTGGTGCGGTTGCGGCGGATGAGTAACCACCGATGCTCACCCTGGTTGGTGGCGGTGGTGATCCACGCCCACAGGTAGTCACGGGGACCTTTCGCCCCTGGCCCGCAACTGTGTAGCTGCCACTGGCTGGTGGGGATCCGTTCGGCGAGATCGTCGACGCGGACCAGGGTGCGGCCGTCGTTGACCGCCACGCGTCGGTCGCAGCCGACCGCCAGGACATAGCCGATTGCGCGGTGTTCCAGGTCAGCGCGTAGGCCGGGGTCGGCGCCGTAAACCTCGTCGCCGGTCACCCAGCCAGCCGGAACACCAGCGTCCAACGCGGCCGTGATCATCTGCCGGGCCAGGGTAGGTTTCGTAGCGAACCAGACCTCTCCCTCGGGGACACCAGCGGCGGCGAGACGGTCCGGCCGGTCACACCAGGTTGTCTCGGGTAGGTAGAGCCTGCGGTCGATCATCGCCCGCGTGGCAGGCGTCACGTAGGCCAGAAACACCCCGACCTGGCTGTTCTCCACCCGGCCGGCGGTGCCGGCGTACTGCCGCTGCACCCCGACCGAACACACGCCCTTCTTCAGGAACCCCGTCTCGTCGACGACCAGGACCGCATCGGGGTGTCCGAGATGCTCCACCAGCCAATCCCGCACGTCATCACGCACGGCGTCTGCGTCCCACACCGCCGTACGCAGCAGCCGCTGCATCGCCTGCGGATCAGCGTGACCAGCCCGTTCCGCCAACGACCAGCAGGTCTTACGTTCCACGTCCGACAGCAGCCCTTCCACGAACTGCCCGGCCGTCTGGCGTGGCTCCGCCCGCACGAACCGGCCCGCGACACGCGCCTTCGCCTCGTCCAGAATGACCCGCCACCCGGCAGGGTCTACGCTATGGCCCACGGCCACCGCACGATCTTCGATTGTCCTCACAAACCATCGATGATCTACGCGGTGGCCGTCCTCATACCCACGCCACGCCCAACGCCAAAGCCAAGTGACGTTGGAGTATTAGTACTCCAGCCGCAGTTGCCTCATCTGAGGTTTCAGCAGCTCATCGCCATGATCGATGTCGGAGTTGACTCGACCACGCAGCTGCGCATGTCGATGCTATCGGTCGGTGGTTCGCGTGGTCGCACTGTCTGTCTGTTGTGGCCAGTCGCAGTGCGGGCAAGCTCCCGTGCTTGTGTTGATCGATGAGATTGTGGGCTGGCGGGCGGGTCTGGATGATCTGCTGGCGCGGTTCGCGCACCGGTTTGGGCGGGCGGAGCCGCGCCGGCAGGCGCTGACCTACGTGGTCGGGTTGTTGTCACCCCTGGCCAGCAAGAACGGCTGGACCCTGGCCGAGGCCGCCGGCGACGCGACGCCGGATCGGATGCAGCGGCTGCTCAACCGGTCGGCGTGGGACCCGGATGCGGTCCGCGATGACCTGTTCGCCTACGTGTCCGAGCACCTCGGCGACGACGACGGGGTGCTGATCGTCGACGAGACCGGGTTCCTGAAGAAGGGCATCAAGTCGGCCGGGGTGCAGCGTCAGTACTCGGGCACAGCCGGGCGGACGGAGAATTGCCAGCTCGGGGTGTTCCTGGCCTATGCCAGCCCGGCCGGGCGCACGCTGATCGACCGGGAGTTGTATCTGCCCCGTGGCTGGTGCGACGACCCCGCCCGCCGCGAGGAAGCCGGCATCGCGGCCAGCGTCGGGTTCGCCACGAAGCCCGCGCTGGGGCTGCGAATGCTCGAACGCGCCATCACCGCCGGCTTGCCAGCGAGATGGGTCACCGCGGACGAGGCCTACGGACAGGACTCCAAGTTCCGGACCTGGCTGCAGCAGCGGCGCATCGGATACGTCCTGGCCGTGCCCCGCAACCAGCGGGTCCCGACCACGGTGGGCAGCTCCCGCCCGGACGTCCTCGCCGCCGCCGCGCCGGCCCCGGCGTGGAAGCGGCGCAGTTGCGGCGACGGCGCCAAGGGACCGCGGCTCTATGACTGGGCCGTGGCCTCCCTGCCCGACACCGACGACAGCTACGGCCACTGGCTGTTGATCCGACGCAGCATCACCGACCCCACGGACCTGGCCTACTACCTGTGCTTCGGCCCCGCAGGCACCCAAGACGAGCAGCTGATCCGCATTGCCGGAACCCGTTGGGCGATCGAGGAGTGCTTCCAGACCGCCAAGACTGAGGCCGGCCTCGATCACTATCAGGTGCGTCGGTACGGCGCCTGGTACCGGCACATAACCCTGGTTATGGTGGCCCACGCCTTCCTCGCCGTCACCGCCGCAGGCGCGGAAAAGGGGGCTCCGAATCCGAACGGGACGGCCTCATCCCTCTTACCCTGGGCGAGATCCGCCGTCTCCTGGCACACCTAACCACCAACACCCGACCCTTCGACCACACCCATCGATGGTCACGATGGCGACGCCGACACCAGTACCGCGCCAAAGTCAGCCACTACCAGCGAAGACTCCGATTCCAGCAAGTGCTGCTGGAGTATTAGGGGCCGGTCTCCGGCCCACCCCTATGTGCTGCGCCAGGAATGGTCGACGGCTCGTGGTCTAATCGACGCCGACGGGGGAGAGGGATTGATGCGTCGATTGTTTCTTTCGCTTGCGATGACCACGACGGTGCTGTTGGCCGGGTGCGGGCAGGGCGATTCGGGCGGTGGTCGGGCTACACCGACTCCGACCCAGCCCTCGGTCAGCGCCCCCGCCGAATTCATCGGCTACGGTCGTG is a window of Micromonospora polyrhachis DNA encoding:
- a CDS encoding SRPBCC family protein yields the protein MRYVDRPRTQCEILVGAPLPQVWELVVDIELPARLSDELHRVEWIDGTAEATLGARFLGYNQNRWFGEWRMLSQVVELEPNRVFAWAVMDVDGRFGPATEDPTSASATWRFDLEPETDGVRLRESVRVGPGRSGLNLAIERFGDEEKQVTGRLDMLRESMQRTLAGIKALAETDR
- a CDS encoding C39 family peptidase, with amino-acid sequence MNTTTLRKTALGIAGLAFTGGLAAAPFTTTPAHADTGKPAAKVQHDKRDSGKAKELDLKYEAQTNFYYCGPAATRNALSASGHHINQDEAAKQLGTTEDGTNSAEDTTRVLNKVVGGDKYKTIAIPDRSADDKQTNKLADDIRKAVDNGRAVVANIAGTATDTEGSTHSFQGGHYISVTGYTDNGNKVKIADSANPNTASYWMTTDNLADWIATRGYSA
- a CDS encoding GNAT family N-acetyltransferase yields the protein MSPGGGPAVTTVCFHGLVKQQEHLATGSTPTPVLRPRNEADLDECVRILGAVHERDGYPVNWPGQPDEWLTPPLLLASWVAELGGQVVGHVGLSRSGAGDAAPVLWSRQAGVPVTDVAVISRLFVSPAARGHGIGALLMARAVQHAQESGLHPVLDVVASDTSATVLYRRLGWDLLGTVDQQWSPSQTVTVHCYAAPA
- a CDS encoding N-acetyltransferase — its product is MTNLPVVRRARYAEVGVIAALVAESGHTLPITAWLVPDELGRCAILIEAVRIWVEHALFFGEIDVICDEDGLAGAAVWFHRYRPIPPPTAYEARLAAACGGHGEQITTLGALLDGQRPEKAHQHLAFLAVTADLHGTGIATRLLDHHHRRLDQYGTPAYTEAYTDGHQKLLTRHGYQPRPALHLSRYNSIQPMWRPGSSET
- a CDS encoding GOLPH3/VPS74 family protein, yielding MTMLADDFFRLAHDDVTGRLRLSHRTISVGLAAALLGELLALRRIQIVASGDVRIIDRTPPEDAVAHMVLERLVLEPRSRSLLVWVDRVAQSAYVDVAGRLMRAGQLRVQVSRRLIGRVVTLFLPTDMNQAARPMALLSTQLRWRDPLNQHDSHLAGLVLTTGLDRYVLDGAPAVARGYLRFVVEHLPPPMPQLLHAARVHL
- a CDS encoding helix-turn-helix domain-containing protein; the encoded protein is MTTDRKAVMVSETITAEQVAEARRDLGKQLAAWRLAAGLTQVGLGPRIGYSRSAVANVEVGREHAPLGFWQSVDRQLSAGGVLFAAYRQFAELERRHKVQMARERDQIRLAKVVDLMGPMAAENVGPTSETAADSAQGLMVSEPQLRLVAEDLIPASRDPDGLDTVTLAIMSGGQTQPFRIRRRALLELAATVAAAPMASVEAPPASSTVDPALVEHFAALRALLVQADDKLGGTSILPTVQQQTVLIAQFRRQARGFLRERLLGAEARWSEFGSWLSDDLGDGVTGAQWLDRAASMAQEANDGAFYAYVLARRAQRVSGTGDEDRVIGLARAAARTPDAPVLVRAFATVQEAQGCAAAGDVHGFQSALDRARLLIRDDSVAEGGTDALGAFCTWPYLDAQEGEGWLRLNEPGNAVTCFTAAVEEWPESYRRERGMYLSRTAHAYLAAIEPDQAAVAASEALALAMATGSARIRNNLVALCGKLGPFRAEPSVRGLLEQMGMP
- a CDS encoding PfkB family carbohydrate kinase; this translates as MLFIGRANVDITVRVAGRATPGRTMFASSPAMISAGGKSLNQAIAAAGANARVGLLGNAGEDQWGNLVVQALQAAQVDTSCFSLVPSASTSAAIIEIGADGENRIILALSPETELTPEQVRTRLDCLSPPVVVTQLDLQPESVEAGLRCQHTDIRIGNLVPDPGIGTGVLAGLDLYVVNDVEAAAVLGYCADDPMDAARDLCKLGVRTAIVTVGARGAAYCGPDGAARVPADRVRVVDTSGAGDAFLGVLAAHLARKVPLRDAIVRAVEAGSTAVQHLGPRPPATT
- a CDS encoding IS701 family transposase — its product is MAVGHSVDPAGWRVILDEAKARVAGRFVRAEPRQTAGQFVEGLLSDVERKTCWSLAERAGHADPQAMQRLLRTAVWDADAVRDDVRDWLVEHLGHPDAVLVVDETGFLKKGVCSVGVQRQYAGTAGRVENSQVGVFLAYVTPATRAMIDRRLYLPETTWCDRPDRLAAAGVPEGEVWFATKPTLARQMITAALDAGVPAGWVTGDEVYGADPGLRADLEHRAIGYVLAVGCDRRVAVNDGRTLVRVDDLAERIPTSQWQLHSCGPGAKGPRDYLWAWITTATNQGEHRWLLIRRNRTTGELAFYLCWTPHPVPLHTLVRVAGSRWSIEELFQTGKGQVGLDHYQVRGWTGWHRHITLTMLALAVLTILAATAQQSDANPELIALTVPEIRRLLNVFVLAVSLPPAHTLRWSIWRRTSQARARRSHYQHRQAK
- a CDS encoding IS701 family transposase, with translation MLIDEIVGWRAGLDDLLARFAHRFGRAEPRRQALTYVVGLLSPLASKNGWTLAEAAGDATPDRMQRLLNRSAWDPDAVRDDLFAYVSEHLGDDDGVLIVDETGFLKKGIKSAGVQRQYSGTAGRTENCQLGVFLAYASPAGRTLIDRELYLPRGWCDDPARREEAGIAASVGFATKPALGLRMLERAITAGLPARWVTADEAYGQDSKFRTWLQQRRIGYVLAVPRNQRVPTTVGSSRPDVLAAAAPAPAWKRRSCGDGAKGPRLYDWAVASLPDTDDSYGHWLLIRRSITDPTDLAYYLCFGPAGTQDEQLIRIAGTRWAIEECFQTAKTEAGLDHYQVRRYGAWYRHITLVMVAHAFLAVTAAGAEKGAPNPNGTASSLLPWARSAVSWHT